The Glycine soja cultivar W05 chromosome 3, ASM419377v2, whole genome shotgun sequence genome window below encodes:
- the LOC114406302 gene encoding cytochrome b5, seed isoform-like: protein MGGERNKVFSLAEVSQHNNAKDCWLVIHGKVYNVTKFLEDHPGGDEVLLSSTGKDATNDFEDIGHSTSAVAMMDEFYVGDIDTSTIPSKVKYTPPKQPHYNQDKMPEFIIRILQFLVPLFILGLAVGIRFYTKST from the exons ATGGGTGGGGAGCGGAACAAGGTCTTCTCTTTGGCCGAGGTCTCTCAGCACAACAATGCCAAAGACTGTTGGCTTGTCATTCATGGCAAG GTTTATAATGTGACAAAGTTCTTGGAGGACCACCCTGGAGGGGATGAGGTCCTGTTGTCTTCCACAG GGAAAGATGCAACCAATGATTTTGAGGATATTGGTCACAGCACCAGCGCCGTAGCCATGATGGATGAGTTCTATGTTGGAGACATTGATACATCAACCATCCCCAGCAAGGTTAAGTACACTCCTCCAAAACAACCTCACTATAACCAGGACAAGATGCCGGAGTTCATCATCAGGATCCTCCAGTTTCTAGTTCCCTTGTTTATCTTGGGTTTGGCAGTTGGTATTCGTTTCTACACCAAATCAACATAA